A single region of the Mugil cephalus isolate CIBA_MC_2020 chromosome 4, CIBA_Mcephalus_1.1, whole genome shotgun sequence genome encodes:
- the sxph gene encoding saxiphilin-like — translation MRGLYPVLFFFIFVCSVRAKKVRWCTVSDPEQKKCAELAKALVAVLPQADVAAFGRLSCIRAPSTADCVDRIKGNRADIVNVDAGEVYSAVKQFDLVAIAKEIYRDGGCILSVAVVRNDSLDIRSLQGHRSCHSGVRWTAGWSLPLGFLLSRNYLSWSKEHPLSQDVVSFFGASCVPGAAAMAPTLCALCRGQKSYIRQKNYHCETSHSEPFYNNQGALRCLRLGVGDVAFVDHLALESIGESERDEFRLLCGDGTQAPLSSYRNCNLGRGPGGGTVTRVNFRKLARKFLATVQTLFGRQGRERQRFQLFHSSTFGERDLLFKDATDKLAVLADGMDVSQVLGLDYVALLKGLGHEGSSLEDSVVRWCCISHAEQTKCEQWALSIKSDPLVCVRAVSMRDCIEKIKRDEVDAVSLDATHSFIAGKCGLVPVVTEYYGRNCVPANGSTHLETDVLPSVVGVAVAKRSSRNVLMGNLGSRRSCHSYTYSPAGWLLPYRHRLSHEHNSSSPCDPNQVYNQVFWKGCLPGSQGNLCKVCMGGTGEAATKRCADNHNERYYGNMGALRCLVGDPSGKSYGDVAFLEHHNLLDNILSLGSTGWADGWSSTDFELLCSDGRRAPLSEWESCNLGVIPPNTVMTRPVLTARVYDFLMKSQETLAASPNTDFKLFESQQYGESDLLFKDATQCFVHTSHMDYRSILGEEFYTHVETVFNCTQSDILEFCIQDVCSIL, via the exons ATGCGAGGGctttatcctgttttattttttttcatctttgtctgCAGCGTCAGGG CTAAGAAGGTGCGATGGTGCACAGTGTCAGATCCTGAGCAGAAGAAGTGTGCAGAGCTGGCGAAGGCTCTGGTGGCGGTGCTGCCTCAGGCTGATGTCGCAGCTTTTGGCAGACTCTCCTGCATACGAGCGCCCAGCACGGCCGACTGTGTGGATAGGATCAAG GGAAACCGTGCTGACATTGTGAACGTAGATGCAGGAGAAGTTTATTCTGCTGTGAAGCAGTTTGATCTTGTTGCCATCGCCAAGGAGATCTACAGAGACG GAGGCTGTATTCTGTCTGTGGCGGTGGTGAGAAACGACAGCCTGGACATACGGTCCCTGCAGGGCCACAGGAGTTGTCACAGTGGGGTTCGATGGACGGCTGGATGGAGTCTCCCCCTCGGGTTCCTGCTCTCCCGAAACTACCTGAGCTGGTCTAAAGAGCATCCTCTCAGTCAGG ACGTAGTCTCCTTTTTCGGTGCCAGCTGTGTTCCCGGAGCCGCTGCCATGGCACCTACTCTGTGCGCTCTGTGCCGAGGCCAGAAGTCGTACATTCGCCAGAAGAACTATCACTGTGAGACGTCTCATAGTGAGCCTTTCTACAACAACCAGGGAGCCCTCAG GTGTCTCAGGTTGGGGGTTGGTGATGTTGCATTTGTGGACCATCTGGCTCTCGAAAGTATTGGTG AGAGTGAGCGTGATGAGTTCAGGCTACTATGTGGCGACGGCACGCAAGCTCCTCTCAGCAGCTACAGGAACTGTAACCTGGGacgaggaccaggaggaggcaCGGTTACCAGAGTCAATTTCCGCAAGCTGGCTCGCAAATTTCTAGCAACTGTGCAG ACGCTGTTTGGCCGACAAGGAAGAGAGAGGCAGCGCTTCCAACTCTTCCACTCGTCGACGTTCGGAGAGCGCGACCTTCTCTTCAAAGACGCGACGGACAAACTGGCTGTCCTGGCAGACGGCATGGACGTCAGTCAGGTGCTGGGCCTGGATTATGTCGCGCTGCTCAAAGGTCTCGGCCACGAAG gaagcTCCTTGGAGGACAGCGTTGTGCGCTGGTGCTGCATCAGCCACGCGGAGCAGACGAAGTGCGAGCAGTGGGCCCTCAGCATAAAGTCTGACCCCCTGGTGTGTGTCAGGGCCGTGTCCATGCGTGACTGCATCGAGAAAATTAAG AGGGACGAGGTGGATGCTGTCTCACTGGATgcaactcattcattcatcgcCGGGAAATGTGGACTTGTCCCTGTGGTGACAGAATATTATG GAAGAAACTGTGTGCCTGCTAACGGATCCACTCACTTAGAAACAGATG TCTTGCCCTCAGTGGTGGGGGTTGCGGTCGCAAAGCGATCCAGCAGGAACGTACTCATGGGGAATCTGGGAAGCCGGCGCTCCTGCCACAGTTACACTTACAGCCCTGCAGGCTGGCTGCTGCCATACAGGCACAGATTAAGTCACGAGCACAACAGCAGCTCCCCCTGTGATCCAAACCAAG TGTACAACCAGGTGTTTTGGAAAGGCTGTCTTCCTGGCTCTCAGGGGAATCTGTGCAAAGTGTGTATGGGAGGCACAGGGGAGGCCGCCACCAAACGCTGCGCTGACAACCACAATGAGCGTTACTATGGCAACATGGGGGCTTTAAG GTGCCTGGTTGGAGATCCCAGTGGTAAAAGCTACGGCGACGTGGCCTTCCTCGAGCACCACAACCTCCTCGACAACATCCTCA GTTTGGGTTCCACCGGCTGGGCGGACGGGTGGTCGTCGACGGACTTCGAGCTGCTCTGCAGCGACGGCCGCCGCGCCCCGTTGTCGGAGTGGGAGAGCTGCAACCTGGGAGTCATCCCTCCGAACACCGTCATGACGCGGCCGGTCCTCACAGCGCGAGTGTACGACTTCCTCATGAAGTCACAG GAAACTCTGGCAGCCAGCCCCAACACGGACTTCAAGCTCTTTGAGTCTCAGCAATATGGAGAAAGTGATCTGCTGTTTAAAGACGCAACCCAGTGTTTCGTCCACACAAGCCACATGGACTACCGCTCCATCCTCGGAGAGGAGTTTTACACTCATGTCGAAACCGTCTTCAACTGCACGCAGTCCG atatCTTGGAGTTTTGTATTCAGGATGTGTGCAGCATATtgtaa